A region from the Candidatus Baltobacteraceae bacterium genome encodes:
- a CDS encoding DUF2252 domain-containing protein codes for MTAGEAKALRKHVPRGAFAQWKPAPDRRDPVELLHETERGRIPALLALRHERMRADVFGFYRGGAALMAADLAGRPVTGLRVQLCGDAHFQNFGGYATPERNLIFDVDDFDETLPGPWEWDVLRLCASAPLVAAIRSFGKHAGDEAAYAAARGYRRYMAKLATRSPLEIWYSRVDVRGELAEELTPPRTAEHVNPTPEHVELAHSMLAIYHQSLQPHVRMLLERYHAVELFEHPVGVGSVGLLTMVAHLEAREGEALYLQIKEAQASVLEPYLRRSVYDNHGERVIAGQRLMQAATDLFVGWTSENGHDFYVRQLRDGKASLDLENIDAEQLIDFARRCGTVLARAHARTGDPQAIAAYLGRGDAFEEGMVGFARAYAAQVERDYEEFCRTFS; via the coding sequence ATGACCGCCGGTGAAGCGAAGGCGCTGCGCAAGCACGTTCCGCGCGGCGCCTTCGCGCAGTGGAAGCCGGCTCCCGACAGGCGCGATCCGGTCGAACTGCTGCACGAAACGGAGCGCGGGCGCATTCCTGCGCTCCTCGCGCTTCGGCACGAGCGCATGCGCGCCGACGTGTTTGGATTTTATCGCGGTGGTGCGGCGCTGATGGCGGCGGATCTTGCCGGGCGTCCGGTGACCGGCCTGCGCGTGCAGTTGTGCGGCGACGCGCACTTTCAAAACTTCGGCGGCTATGCAACGCCCGAGCGCAACCTGATTTTCGACGTCGACGATTTCGACGAGACACTGCCGGGCCCGTGGGAGTGGGACGTGCTGCGGTTGTGCGCGAGCGCACCGCTCGTCGCGGCGATTCGTTCCTTTGGAAAACACGCGGGCGATGAGGCCGCGTACGCGGCGGCGCGCGGCTACCGCCGCTACATGGCGAAGCTCGCGACGCGATCCCCGCTAGAGATCTGGTATTCGCGCGTCGACGTACGCGGAGAGCTGGCCGAGGAGCTCACCCCGCCGCGCACGGCCGAGCACGTCAATCCCACGCCCGAGCACGTCGAACTCGCGCACAGCATGCTGGCGATCTATCATCAGTCGCTTCAGCCGCACGTGCGAATGCTGCTCGAACGCTATCATGCGGTCGAGCTGTTCGAACATCCCGTGGGCGTGGGGAGCGTCGGGCTGTTGACGATGGTCGCACATCTCGAAGCGCGCGAGGGCGAAGCGCTCTACCTCCAGATCAAAGAGGCGCAGGCGTCGGTGCTCGAGCCCTACCTGCGCCGCTCGGTGTACGATAATCACGGCGAGCGGGTGATCGCCGGTCAGCGGTTGATGCAGGCTGCGACCGATCTCTTCGTTGGGTGGACCAGCGAAAATGGTCACGATTTCTACGTCCGTCAGTTGCGCGACGGAAAGGCGTCGCTCGATCTCGAGAACATCGACGCGGAGCAACTCATCGACTTTGCGCGGCGCTGCGGAACCGTACTCGCGCGCGCCCATGCCCGCACCGGAGATCCTCAGGCTATCGCCGCGTACCTGGGCCGGGGCGACGCTTTCGAAGAGGGGATGGTCGGCTTTGCGCGCGCCTATGCCGCGCAAGTGGAACGCGACTACGAAGAATTCTGCCGAACGTTTTCATAA
- the eno gene encoding phosphopyruvate hydratase gives MTIELLRGGGRPLIEGVHAREVLDSRSNPTVAVSVATSFGSVEEALVPSGVSTGANEAAELRDGDPKRYNGKGVRRAVAAVNETLGPALEGLDATAQREIDERLIELDGTTNKSNYGANALVGCSLAVARAAASSLSLPLFRYLGGPTAATLPVPQMNVINGGKHADGALQFQECMIVPLGAPTFAEAVRYGAEVFHTLGGLLHERGLPTLVGDEGGYAPPLDSIDDALQLLVLAIERAHYKPGTDVAIALDPASSEFYKDGKYYAHDKQHGLSASEMVKLYTELCARYPIVSIEDGLAEDDWSGWHTLTEALGSKIQLVGDDIFVTNTEFLSRGIAEGVANSILIKVNQIGTLSETFDAIEMAHKAGYTCVISHRSGETEDTTIADIAVGSSVGQIKTGSLSRSDRIAKYNRLMAIEEQLGAAARYAGRSVFRR, from the coding sequence ATGACGATCGAATTGCTCCGCGGCGGCGGGCGGCCGCTGATCGAAGGCGTTCACGCGCGTGAAGTGCTCGACTCGCGCAGCAATCCAACGGTCGCGGTGAGCGTCGCCACCAGCTTCGGCTCGGTGGAGGAAGCGCTCGTGCCCTCGGGCGTGTCGACCGGTGCCAACGAAGCGGCCGAATTACGCGACGGCGATCCCAAGCGCTACAACGGTAAGGGCGTCCGCCGCGCGGTCGCCGCCGTCAACGAGACGCTCGGGCCCGCGCTCGAAGGCCTCGACGCGACCGCGCAGCGCGAAATCGACGAGCGGCTGATCGAATTGGACGGAACGACGAACAAATCGAACTACGGTGCGAACGCGTTGGTCGGATGTTCGCTCGCGGTTGCGCGCGCGGCCGCTTCCAGTCTCTCGCTGCCGCTCTTCCGCTATCTGGGCGGCCCCACCGCGGCGACGCTTCCGGTTCCGCAAATGAACGTGATCAACGGCGGGAAGCATGCCGATGGCGCGCTGCAGTTTCAGGAATGCATGATCGTGCCGCTCGGTGCGCCGACGTTCGCCGAAGCCGTCCGCTACGGCGCCGAAGTCTTCCACACGCTGGGCGGACTCTTGCACGAGCGCGGGCTGCCGACGCTGGTGGGCGATGAAGGCGGCTATGCACCGCCGCTCGATTCGATCGACGATGCGCTGCAGCTGCTCGTGCTCGCGATCGAACGCGCGCACTACAAACCGGGAACCGACGTCGCGATTGCGCTCGATCCGGCATCGAGTGAGTTCTACAAAGACGGCAAGTATTACGCCCACGACAAACAGCACGGCTTGAGCGCGAGCGAGATGGTCAAGCTATATACGGAGCTTTGCGCGCGCTATCCGATCGTGTCGATCGAAGACGGCCTGGCCGAAGACGACTGGAGCGGCTGGCATACGCTCACCGAGGCACTCGGCTCGAAGATCCAATTGGTGGGCGACGACATTTTCGTGACCAACACGGAGTTTCTCTCGCGCGGCATCGCCGAGGGCGTGGCGAATTCGATTCTGATCAAGGTCAATCAGATCGGCACCCTTTCGGAAACGTTCGACGCAATCGAGATGGCGCACAAGGCCGGTTACACCTGTGTCATCTCCCATCGGTCCGGCGAGACCGAGGATACCACGATCGCGGACATCGCGGTTGGGTCGAGTGTTGGCCAAATCAAGACCGGGTCGCTCTCGCGGAGCGACCGCATCGCGAAATACAATCGCCTGATGGCGATCGAGGAGCAACTCGGCGCCGCGGCGCGCTACGCGGGGCGTTCGGTCTTTCGCAGATGA
- the ndk gene encoding nucleoside-diphosphate kinase, whose amino-acid sequence MALETTLILCKPDAVSRGLVGEIISRIERRGYIIIAMKLMQLPGDKAREHYAEHKDKPFFGDLVSFITSAPLVAMAVEGENAIEACRQLIGATNPVTAAPGSIRGDLAQTIGRNLVHGSDSKGAAERELKIFFAPNEHVSRKHDLERWIKE is encoded by the coding sequence ATGGCATTAGAAACAACGCTGATCCTCTGTAAACCCGACGCCGTTTCGCGCGGACTCGTCGGCGAAATCATCTCGCGCATCGAGCGCCGCGGATACATCATCATTGCGATGAAGCTCATGCAGCTTCCGGGCGACAAAGCGCGGGAGCACTACGCGGAGCACAAGGACAAACCGTTCTTCGGCGACCTGGTGAGCTTTATCACCAGTGCTCCGCTGGTGGCAATGGCGGTCGAGGGCGAGAACGCGATCGAAGCGTGCCGCCAATTGATCGGCGCCACCAATCCGGTTACCGCAGCGCCGGGATCGATTCGCGGCGATCTGGCACAAACGATCGGCCGTAACCTCGTGCACGGCAGCGACAGCAAAGGCGCGGCCGAACGGGAACTGAAGATTTTCTTTGCCCCCAACGAGCACGTCTCGCGTAAGCACGATCTCGAACGCTGGATCAAGGAGTGA
- a CDS encoding biotin--[acetyl-CoA-carboxylase] ligase, with amino-acid sequence MEAAEHPYERVERELRGTAFARIRYLRRTGSTNEDAAALLGDSGAFGTSVVAEEQTHGAGRKGRSWIASPGSSLLVTTILPRSIPASHLWVVPFGVAICVRRALHVSGIPSDLHWPNDLLTGGKKIAGILCVSRIAGDEAWVGAGVGINVHRPADADASIAPPPAFCDDVNPNVDRATLLRDVLLNYEVWSDQLEMPQRIARVWERWAGLPKRYSILKDGETEPIDVTALGLSNNGGLIVQHDDGRRETISLADARALR; translated from the coding sequence ATGGAGGCGGCCGAACATCCGTACGAGCGCGTCGAGCGCGAATTGCGTGGGACCGCCTTTGCACGTATCCGCTACCTGCGCCGTACCGGGAGCACGAACGAAGATGCCGCCGCGCTGCTCGGCGATTCCGGCGCGTTCGGAACGTCCGTCGTCGCCGAAGAACAGACGCACGGCGCGGGCCGCAAGGGCCGCAGCTGGATCGCATCGCCGGGCAGCTCGCTGCTCGTTACCACGATCTTGCCCCGCTCGATCCCCGCATCGCACCTTTGGGTCGTTCCCTTCGGCGTCGCAATCTGCGTGCGCCGCGCGCTGCACGTGAGTGGAATTCCCAGCGACCTGCACTGGCCCAACGATCTGCTCACCGGCGGGAAGAAGATCGCCGGTATCCTCTGCGTTTCGCGCATCGCCGGTGACGAGGCGTGGGTTGGCGCCGGCGTCGGCATCAACGTTCATCGCCCGGCGGATGCCGATGCCTCGATCGCGCCCCCGCCGGCCTTCTGCGACGACGTCAACCCGAACGTCGATCGCGCTACGCTCCTGCGCGATGTTCTGCTGAACTACGAAGTGTGGAGCGACCAGCTCGAGATGCCGCAGCGCATCGCCCGCGTCTGGGAACGCTGGGCCGGGCTGCCAAAGCGCTATTCGATTCTCAAAGACGGCGAAACCGAACCGATCGACGTCACCGCTCTCGGTCTCTCGAATAACGGCGGACTCATCGTCCAGCATGACGACGGTCGTCGAGAAACCATTTCGCTCGCCGACGCGCGCGCTTTGCGTTAA
- a CDS encoding putative Se/S carrier-like protein, with the protein MADLILFFGSNADTMIATKALKDAGISAKMIPKPPSVNTPSNLCLSIDGGVEVQAKSALSGAGVLLGGVVK; encoded by the coding sequence ATGGCGGACTTGATTTTGTTTTTCGGCAGCAATGCCGATACGATGATTGCCACCAAGGCGCTCAAGGATGCGGGGATCTCGGCCAAGATGATTCCGAAACCGCCCAGCGTCAACACTCCTTCGAATCTTTGCCTCTCGATCGACGGCGGCGTGGAGGTGCAGGCGAAGTCCGCGCTTTCGGGTGCAGGCGTTTTGTTGGGCGGCGTCGTTAAATAA
- a CDS encoding cache domain-containing protein, with protein MSLRVRLLGTIVATIVFFFLVSVIASRVVLQRDLTALGKTQVTNGSGAFQGYWDSRKDQIRLLVAQDAVSDTLRKSVQSHNVGSLTDQLANAARTSGLSFLTVTDVNGNVIARANGAQPGSLKNDPLVQRALTGETVSTATILGPSVLAGEGLAPQAQASIRSSDGKGTAEQIDKGLAIIAAAPISDENERTIGVVYGGVLLNHFYDLVDQTTAALGGASAILEGDAIISSTIQEPDGTRTVDQQVAPAANVVASGQPYVGVDTEGGTQYLVRIDPIVDDQQHVLGARWYGTPLANLTGIINHTTTTLILWGVIAMIIAIIFGVLVVQVLSNTLDQRSKQVRRAAKELGVVIVGSEVSGDHVAMTKAAVERAGALIDEMAAEGNPSPKLGELKAVNQEIESDVTVIDTLSQEMSSRMQQAANRVSELNEVAAALTQLVTGEAG; from the coding sequence ATGAGTCTACGGGTACGCCTCCTAGGTACGATCGTCGCGACGATCGTCTTCTTTTTCTTGGTGAGCGTGATCGCGTCGCGTGTCGTGCTGCAGCGCGACCTTACCGCGCTCGGGAAGACGCAGGTGACGAATGGATCGGGCGCGTTCCAAGGCTATTGGGACTCGCGTAAGGACCAGATTCGTCTGCTTGTCGCACAAGACGCGGTAAGCGACACGCTGCGCAAGAGCGTTCAATCGCATAACGTCGGTTCGCTGACCGATCAACTCGCCAACGCGGCGCGTACCTCGGGACTCTCATTTCTCACCGTCACGGACGTGAACGGAAATGTGATTGCGCGCGCAAACGGTGCGCAACCGGGCTCGCTCAAGAACGATCCGCTCGTTCAGCGCGCGCTGACCGGCGAAACCGTGAGCACGGCGACCATCCTCGGACCGAGCGTCTTGGCGGGCGAAGGTCTGGCGCCGCAGGCGCAGGCCAGCATTCGCTCGAGCGACGGGAAAGGCACCGCGGAGCAGATCGACAAGGGCCTGGCGATCATTGCCGCGGCGCCGATCAGCGACGAGAACGAGCGCACGATCGGCGTGGTGTACGGCGGCGTTCTGCTCAACCACTTCTACGATTTGGTCGATCAGACGACGGCGGCGCTCGGCGGCGCATCGGCGATTCTGGAAGGCGATGCGATCATCTCGAGCACGATCCAAGAGCCGGATGGGACCCGCACGGTCGATCAGCAGGTCGCCCCCGCGGCCAATGTGGTCGCGAGCGGCCAGCCGTACGTTGGGGTCGATACCGAGGGCGGCACGCAGTATCTCGTGCGCATCGATCCGATCGTCGACGATCAGCAGCACGTGCTCGGCGCGCGCTGGTACGGGACGCCGCTGGCGAACCTGACCGGTATCATCAATCACACCACGACCACGCTCATCTTATGGGGCGTGATCGCGATGATCATCGCGATCATTTTCGGCGTGCTGGTCGTGCAAGTGCTCTCGAATACGCTCGATCAGCGCAGCAAGCAGGTTCGGCGCGCCGCCAAGGAGCTCGGCGTGGTGATCGTCGGCAGCGAGGTTTCGGGCGACCACGTTGCGATGACGAAGGCCGCGGTCGAACGCGCCGGTGCATTGATCGATGAAATGGCAGCCGAAGGAAATCCGTCACCGAAGCTCGGGGAGCTGAAAGCGGTCAATCAGGAGATCGAGAGCGACGTTACCGTGATCGATACGCTTTCGCAAGAGATGAGCAGCCGCATGCAACAGGCCGCAAATCGCGTCTCGGAGCTGAACGAGGTCGCGGCCGCGCTAACACAACTCGTAACCGGAGAGGCGGGCTAG
- a CDS encoding methyl-accepting chemotaxis protein — protein sequence MISGYLAGLRAQMSLPARVVSALLGVVACGLVAWFGSSFPIEAPLIVIVALVAAAAGFWAGLPLSLLAAVADYTSRQQHGGGDPLVSALFVLIPGVVVSALFYGEIEPPDGSSETAPGQLAFRATTRVALPRGETNGSSSSGSLAALAAGIREVSQGDFTKNIAVSDAALQDLAIALNKLIFGMREFLRQLHANAGNLGEAGTELRTTASTALAVIEGASVAQGQLDEGIQEQSRIVEEATSKVGVLTEAITTIAAAAEEQTRSLDETALAVSNMASSIEEVAAQVDSLSSISTETSRTAERGGTAIGTIIDGMHTIRTTISDLGEDISQLGNNSEQIGDIVKVIDRIAEQTNLLALNAAIEAARAGEHGRGFAVVASEIRKLADGSVQATKEIAGHITSTQAVISEVVGAMERLTERVEESTGSTNSASGALQEIVSAVLTANQQISEISSVTRAMSANSYQVIRQIEEITKSVSLNLKATQSMTRQSDDVSKAFSDISSISQQNASSVEVLTYVNKEVTDAAQRMMESVDQMNDLAGKIDSRLAQYKVSESGTEGVTA from the coding sequence GTGATCTCTGGCTACCTTGCCGGTCTCCGGGCGCAGATGAGTCTGCCCGCCCGTGTAGTCTCGGCACTTCTTGGCGTCGTGGCGTGTGGGCTGGTTGCCTGGTTCGGGTCCTCCTTCCCGATCGAAGCCCCGCTCATCGTCATCGTCGCGCTCGTCGCGGCCGCAGCCGGATTCTGGGCCGGCTTGCCGCTCTCATTGCTGGCGGCCGTCGCCGATTACACCTCGCGCCAGCAGCACGGCGGCGGCGATCCGCTGGTGAGCGCGCTCTTCGTACTGATCCCGGGCGTCGTCGTCAGCGCCCTCTTCTACGGCGAGATCGAACCGCCTGACGGGTCGAGCGAGACGGCTCCCGGCCAGTTGGCATTCCGCGCGACCACCCGCGTGGCGCTTCCGCGCGGTGAGACCAACGGCAGTTCGTCCTCCGGCAGCCTGGCGGCGCTCGCCGCCGGCATTCGCGAAGTTTCACAGGGCGACTTCACCAAGAACATCGCGGTGAGCGACGCCGCGCTCCAAGATCTCGCGATCGCGCTCAACAAGCTGATTTTCGGGATGCGCGAGTTCTTGCGCCAGCTGCACGCCAACGCGGGCAACTTGGGCGAAGCCGGAACCGAACTGCGGACCACCGCTTCGACCGCGCTTGCCGTCATCGAAGGCGCGTCGGTCGCACAAGGTCAACTCGATGAGGGGATTCAGGAGCAGTCGCGCATCGTCGAGGAAGCGACCTCGAAGGTGGGCGTTCTGACCGAGGCGATCACCACGATTGCCGCGGCGGCAGAGGAACAGACGCGCAGCCTCGACGAGACGGCGCTCGCCGTTTCCAACATGGCAAGCTCGATCGAAGAGGTCGCCGCGCAGGTCGATTCGCTTTCGAGCATCTCGACCGAAACCTCGCGCACGGCCGAACGCGGCGGCACCGCGATCGGTACGATCATCGACGGCATGCACACGATTCGCACGACCATCAGCGACCTGGGCGAAGACATCAGTCAGCTCGGCAACAATTCGGAGCAGATCGGCGACATCGTCAAAGTCATCGACCGGATCGCCGAGCAGACGAATTTGCTCGCGCTCAATGCCGCGATCGAAGCTGCGCGCGCCGGCGAGCATGGCCGCGGGTTCGCCGTCGTCGCGAGCGAGATTCGCAAACTCGCCGACGGCAGCGTGCAGGCAACAAAAGAAATCGCCGGGCACATCACCTCGACGCAGGCGGTGATCTCGGAAGTCGTCGGCGCGATGGAACGGTTGACCGAGCGCGTCGAGGAGAGCACGGGCAGCACGAATTCGGCTTCGGGAGCACTGCAAGAGATCGTCTCGGCCGTTCTCACCGCCAACCAGCAGATCAGCGAGATCAGTTCGGTGACGCGCGCGATGAGCGCAAACTCGTATCAGGTGATCCGGCAGATCGAAGAGATCACGAAGTCGGTTTCGCTGAACCTGAAGGCGACCCAATCGATGACGCGCCAATCGGACGACGTCAGCAAGGCGTTCTCCGACATCTCGTCGATTTCGCAGCAGAACGCGTCGTCGGTGGAAGTGCTGACCTACGTCAACAAGGAAGTTACCGATGCGGCACAACGCATGATGGAGTCGGTCGACCAAATGAACGATCTCGCCGGGAAGATCGATTCGCGTCTTGCCCAATATAAAGTGAGCGAGTCCGGCACGGAGGGGGTAACGGCATGA